The Podarcis muralis chromosome 10, rPodMur119.hap1.1, whole genome shotgun sequence genome includes a region encoding these proteins:
- the SPX gene encoding spexin isoform X1 → MKGLHRGTATALALLLSACFITFSRTAPQDHFQRRNWTPQAMLYLKGAQGRRFISEESQRKDLYDRLQLETRSQNTNPLTLPEAVALFLSSLQKAHEEAGEEDAEEKPGYVADGLLNW, encoded by the exons ATGAAG GGACTCCACCGGGGGACGGCCACTGCCCTGgccttgctgctctctgcctgCTTCATCACTTTTTCCAGGACTGCTCCTCAG GATCACTTCCAAAGAAGAAACTGGACTCCACAAGCAATGCTCTATTTAAAGGGTGCAC AAGGCCGTCGGTTCATCTCAGAGGAGAGCCAGAGGAAGGATCTGTATGACAGGCTGCAGCTAG AAACACGGAGCCAAAACACAAACCCTCTGACCCTTCCTGAAGCTGTGGCCTTGTTTCTGTCCTCCTTGCAAAAAGCGCATGAGGAAG CAGGTGAAGAGGATGCTGAAGAGAAGCCTGGCTACGTTGCTGATGGGCTGCTGAACTGGTGA
- the SPX gene encoding spexin isoform X2, which yields MKGLHRGTATALALLLSACFITFSRTAPQDHFQRRNWTPQAMLYLKGAQGRRFISEESQRKDLYDRLQLETRSQNTNPLTLPEAVALFLSSLQKAHEEGEEDAEEKPGYVADGLLNW from the exons ATGAAG GGACTCCACCGGGGGACGGCCACTGCCCTGgccttgctgctctctgcctgCTTCATCACTTTTTCCAGGACTGCTCCTCAG GATCACTTCCAAAGAAGAAACTGGACTCCACAAGCAATGCTCTATTTAAAGGGTGCAC AAGGCCGTCGGTTCATCTCAGAGGAGAGCCAGAGGAAGGATCTGTATGACAGGCTGCAGCTAG AAACACGGAGCCAAAACACAAACCCTCTGACCCTTCCTGAAGCTGTGGCCTTGTTTCTGTCCTCCTTGCAAAAAGCGCATGAGGAAG GTGAAGAGGATGCTGAAGAGAAGCCTGGCTACGTTGCTGATGGGCTGCTGAACTGGTGA